Proteins co-encoded in one Brassica rapa cultivar Chiifu-401-42 chromosome A02, CAAS_Brap_v3.01, whole genome shotgun sequence genomic window:
- the LOC103853047 gene encoding eukaryotic translation initiation factor 5B — translation MGRKKPSARGGDDEPTASSLVGGAKSKKKSVQIDDDEYSVGTELSEDPPKGEEDKVVITGKKKSKKGNKKGALQDDEEDDVVPEIAFEGKKKKSKSKKGGGSVSFALLDDDEGDKDDEDDKVEDEPVMSNKGKKGGNSFAASAFDALGGDDEDDEEAEKDEEEVSPITFSGKKKSSKSSKKSANSFAAALLDDDDDEEETNAVEEEESPEIMFTGKKKSSKKKGSSVLASLGDDDSMLGSEVAEEISKDKASDTKSAEVVEPAKSKKKKKNNKSGRTVQEEDDLDKLLAELGEGPASGKPASSQPEEDKFQAQAQPVAPVENAGEKEEEEESAAAKKRRKKKEKEKEKKAAAATSSVEAKEDKQEESVAEPLQGKKKDAKGKAAEKKLPKHVREMQEALARRQEAEERKKKEEEEKLRKEEEERLRQEELERQAEEAKRKKKEKEKEKLLRKKLEGKLLTAKQKSEALKREAFKNQLLANGGGLPLADEGEPATKRPVYANKKKSARQKGNDSASVQVEEEVDPKESHADEPDTLGEVGSAETEKVDLVESADTDEKSGTADVAAENGAEEDEEEDEWDAKSWGDDVDLKFKGDFDDEEDKAQPVVKKDMNDAVSKTQDSGPETVKPTAKPAGTENPTAPATKTLPGVEDAARGKRATRAKDASKKGKGLASSEPKEGEENLRSPICCIMGHVDTGKTKLLDCIRGTNVQEGEAGGITQQIGATYFPAENIRERTRELKADAKLKVPGLLVIDTPGHESFTNLRSRGSSLCDLAILVVDIMHGLEPQTIESLNLLRMRDTEFIVALNKVDRLYGWKTCKNAPIVKAMKQQTKDVVNEFNMRLTGIITQFKEQGLNTELYYKNKEMGETFSIVPTSAITGEGIPDLLLLLVNWAQKTMVEKLTYVDDVQCTVLEVKVIEGHGTTIDVVLVNGVLHEGDQIVVCGLQGPIVTTIRALLTPHPMKELRVKGTYVHHKEIKAAQGIKITAQGLEHAIAGTALHVIGPDDDIEAIKEQAMEDMESVLSRIDKSGEGVYVQASTLGSLEALLEFLKSPAVKIPVSGIGIGPVHKKDIMKAGVMLERKKEYATILAFDVKVTTDARELADEMGVKIFCADIIYHLFDQFKAYIESIKEEKKKESADEAVFPCVLRILPNCVFNKRDPIVLGVDVVEGILKIGTPICVPSREFIDIGRIASIENNHKPVDYAKKGSQVAIKIIASNPEEQKMFGRHFDMEDELVSHISRRSIDILKTNYRDELSMEEWKLVVKLKNIFKIQ, via the exons ATGGGGCGGAAGAAGCCGAGTGCTCGTGGTGGAGACGATGAACCCACTGCTTCATCTCTCGTTGGTGGCGCTAAATCCAAGAAGAAGTCCGTTCAAATCGACGACGATGAGTACTCCGTAGGAACGGAGCTCTCTGAGGATCCGCCTAAAGGTGAGGAAGACAAGGTTGTAATCACTGGGAAGAAGAAGAGTAAGAAAGGGAATAAGAAAGGTGCGCTTCAGGATGATGAGGAAGACGATGTTGTCCCGGAGATTGCTTTtgaagggaagaagaagaagtctaaGTCTAAGAAAGGTGGTGGCTCTGTTAGCTTTGCTTTGCTAGATGATGATGAAGGTGATaaggatgatgaagatgataaaGTGGAGGATGAGCCTGTCATGAGTAACAAGGGTAAGAAAGGTGGTAATTCGTTTGCGGCTTCAGCTTTCGATGCACTTGGtggtgatgatgaagatgacgaGGAAGCGGAAAAAGATGAGGAGGAGGTGTCTCCCATCACCTTCTCTGGTAAGAAGAAGTCTTCTAAATCGTCCAAGAAGAGTGCTAATTCATTTGCGGCTGCTTtacttgatgatgatgatgatgaagaggagACTAATGCCGTTGAGGAGGAAGAGAGTCCTGAGATCATGTTTACTGGTAAGAAGAAGTCGTCTAAGAAGAAGGGCAGTAGTGTTTTGGCCTCGTTAGGTGATGATGACTCGATGCTAGGAAGTGAAGTTGCTGAGGAAATAAGTAAGGATAAAGCTTCGGATACTAAGAGTGCAGAGGTTGTAGAACCTGCGAAGagtaagaaaaagaagaagaataataaGAGTGGAAGGACAGTACAGGAAGAAGATGATTTGGACAAACTTCTTGCAGAACTTGGAGAAGGCCCAGCTTCTGGAAAACCTGCTTCATCCCAGCCCGAAGAAGATAAATTTCAAGCTCAGGCTCAGCCAGTTGCACCTGTAGAGAATGCTggtgagaaggaagaagaagaagagagtgctGCAGCgaagaaaaggagaaagaagaaggagaaagagaaggaaaagaAAGCAGCAGCTGCAACCTCTTCTGTGGAGGCTAAGGAGGACAAGCAAGAAGAATCAGTAGCTGAGCCACTGCAGGGGAAGAAGAAGGATGCAAAGGGTAAAGCAGCTGAGAAGAAACTTCCGAAACATGTTAGAGAGATGCAAGAGGCTCTTGCACGAAGGCAAGAAGctgaagagagaaagaagaaggaagaggaggagaaatTGAGAAAGGAGGAAGAGGAGCGTCTTAGGCAGGAAGAGCTTGAGAGGCAAGCTGAGGAGGCTAAGCGCAAGAagaaggaaaaggaaaaggagaAACTTTTGAGGAAGAAGCTAGAGGGCAAGCTTCTAACAGCAAAGCAAAAGAGTGAAGCTCTTAAGAGGGAGGCTTTTAAGAACCAGTTGCTTGCTAATGGTGGAGGTCTCCCACTTGCAGATGAGGGCGAGCCTGCCACAAAGCGTCCCGTTTATGCCAACAAGAAAAAGTCAGCTCGCCAAAAGGGCAATGACTCTGCCTCTGTTCAGGTGGAAGAGGAGGTAGACCCAAAAGAGAGTcatgcagatgagccagatacTTTAGGTGAAGTGGGTTCAGCAGAAACTGAAAAGGTTGATTTAGTAGAGTCAGCAGACACTGATGAGAAATCAGGTACTGCTGATGTAGCTGCAGAGAATGGGGCTGAggaagatgaggaagaagatgaatggGATGCAAAAAGCTGGGGGGATGATGTTGATCTTAAGTTCAAAGGTGATTTCGATGATGAAGAGGACAAAGCTCAGCCTGTAGTGAAGAAAGATATGAATGACGCTGTCTCAAAGACGCAAGATTCAG GCCCTGAAACGGTAAAACCAACTGCTAAACCAGCAGGTACGGAAAACCCAACAGCACCTGCCACTAAAACTTTACCTGGAGTGGAAGATGCTGCACGTGGAAAACGTGCTACCCGGGCAAAAGATGCCTCTAAGAAAGGCAAAGGCTTAGCTTCCAGTGAACCCAAAGAGGGTGAAGAAAATCTCCGCTCTCCCATTTGCTGCATCATGGGCCATGTCGATACTGGTAAAACAAAGCTGTTGGATTGCATCAGAGGAACAAATGTACAGGAAGGCGAGGCTGGAGGTATAACTCAGCAGATTGGCGCAACATATTTCCCTGCGGAAAACATCCGAGAGAGAACCAGGGAACTGAAAGCCGATGCAAAACTTAAGGTGCCAGGTCTATTGGTTATTGATACACCTGGTCACGAGTCCTTCACGAATCTGCGGTCAAGGGGTTCAAGTTTGTGCGACCTTGCAATTTTGGTGGTTGACATAATGCATGGGTTGGAGCCACAAACCATAGAATCTCTAAATCTATTGAGAATGAGGGACACAGAGTTCATTGTTGCTTTGAATAAG GTGGATAGGCTATATGGATGGAAAACATGCAAGAATGCTCCTATCGTAAAGGCAATGAAGCAGCAAACTAAAGATGTTGTAAATGAATTTAACATGAGGCTCACTGGG ATTATAACTCAGTTCAAGGAGCAAGGTCTCAACACTGAGCTTTACTACAAGAATAAAGAAATGGGAGAAACTTTCAGTATTGTTCCTACCAGTGCTATTAC TGGGGAAGGGATCCCAGATCTTTTGCTGTTGTTGGTTAATTGGGCTCAGAAAACAATGGTTGAGAAGCTTACATATGTTGATGACGTGCAG TGTACTGTCCTGGAGGTCAAAGTTATAGAAGGCCATGGAACAACGATTGATGTTGTGTTGGTAAACGGTGTACTTCACGAAGGTGATCAAATCGTCGTGTGTGGGTTACAG GGACCTATAGTCACAACGATTAGAGCGTTACTGACTCCTCATCCAATGAAGGAGCTACGGGTGAAG GGTACTTATGTGCATCATAAAGAAATAAAGGCTGCACAGGGTATAAAAATTACAGCGCAG GGTCTTGAACACGCTATTGCTGGCACTGCTCTGCACGTGATTGGACCTGATGATGACATCGAAGCAATCAAGGAGCAGGCAATGGAAGACATGGAGTCAGTTCTGAGCAGGATTGACAAAAGCGGCGAAGGAGTTTATGTACAAGCGTCTACACTAGGGTCACTTGAAGCGTTGCTTGAATTCTTGAAGTCCCCAGCTGTGAAGATACCTGTAAGTGGCATCGGTATAGGGCCTGTGCATAAGAAGGATATCATGAAGGCGGGAGTGATGCTCGAGAGGAAGAAGGAATACGCTACGATTTTGGCTTTTGACGTGAAAGTGACAACAGACGCTCGTGAGCTCGCAGACGAAATGGGAGTTAAGATCTTCTGCGCTGATATCATCTACCATTTGTTCGATCAGTTTAAGGCGTATATTGAGAGTAtcaaagaggagaagaagaaggaatcagCCGATGAAGCAGTCTTCCCATGTGTCCTTCGGATTTTACCTAACTGTGTGTTCAATAAGAGAGACCCAATAGTCCTTGGAGTTGATGTCGTTGAGGGTATACTTAAG at